From the genome of Candidatus Zymogenus saltonus:
CATAATCCGCCAAACTTTCAAGATATTGGATCAATCCAAAAAAACCGGATTTCATTTAAAACTATTAAATCAATAATATCAAGCCCTTATAAAACATCACCTCACTTTTAACGGCGACCTCCCGCCGCTTGGCACAAAACTTGCGATAGTATCTCAATCAAGATTGAAAAGGGATATGCCGCAGGCATATCTCCCTATAGTGGCTCGCTACATAGGAAATCGGAACGGAATAACTTAAAGGAGGTTGTTTATGAGAAGACTATTTGTTGGAAAGGCGATTCTCATGGTGATGCTTCTGCTGTTTACGGTACTCATTCCCATTTTCCCTGCGGCCGTGGCTCAGGAAGAGGGGGCGCCGGCGACGGAAGTGGTTACCACCGCAGAGGACACCGCTTCAGAGGCGGGAGATGCGGCGGAAGGGGCGGAGACCCCCACGGGAGAGGTCCCTCCTCCGGCGGTCGTCGATGAAGCCGCGGAAGACGGCGCCGACACCGCCGCGGAAGATAAGACCGAAGAGGCGACATACGTTACAAAGGCCGCCCTCGATACGGTCTGGGTGCTGATAGCCGGTGTGCTGGTCATGTTCATGCAGGCGGGGTTCGCAGTTTTAGAGGCGGGATTCGTCCGCGCCAAGAACTCCCTCAACGTCGTTATGAAGAACATAATGGATTTCTGCTTTGCAACCATAACGTACTGGGCGGTAGGCTTTGCGATCATGTTCGGGGCGGGGAACGCCCTGTTCGGCACCAGCGGCTTCTTCCTGAGCGATCCGACGGGGACGACGTTCGACTCGCTTAGCTGGACCATCGTCCCTCTCGAGGCGAAGTACTTCTTTCAGCTCGTCTTTTGCGCAACTTCGGCGACCATCGTTGCCGGGGCGGTGGCGGAGCGCACGAAGTTTGTAGCCTACATCATCTATTCCATCGTCATCTCCGCCGTGATATACCCGGTGATCGGCCACTGGATCTGGGGAGGGGGCTGGCTGGGAAGCCTCGGAATGCTCGACTTTGCGGGATCGACCGTAGTTCACTCAACCGGCGGGTGGCTCTCCCTTGCGGGCGTCATCATCCTGGGACCAAGAGTGGGCAAGTATAAATCGGACGGGACACCAAAGGCCATTACGGGACACAACATACCCCTTGCCGCCCTGGGAGCCTTCATCCTATGGTTCG
Proteins encoded in this window:
- the amt gene encoding ammonium transporter, producing the protein MLLLFTVLIPIFPAAVAQEEGAPATEVVTTAEDTASEAGDAAEGAETPTGEVPPPAVVDEAAEDGADTAAEDKTEEATYVTKAALDTVWVLIAGVLVMFMQAGFAVLEAGFVRAKNSLNVVMKNIMDFCFATITYWAVGFAIMFGAGNALFGTSGFFLSDPTGTTFDSLSWTIVPLEAKYFFQLVFCATSATIVAGAVAERTKFVAYIIYSIVISAVIYPVIGHWIWGGGWLGSLGMLDFAGSTVVHSTGGWLSLAGVIILGPRVGKYKSDGTPKAITGHNIPLAALGAFILWFGWFGFNAGSTMAADAEDIAHIVTTTNLSAGAGGIAAMFTSWWMFKKPDISMAINGALAGLVGITAPCAFVTAGGAIWIGLFAGVLVVLAILFLDKVLKIDDPVGAIAVHGVNGAWGTLAVGIFAKEGGLLYGGGFKLLGIQALGVVSVFAFAMTTGLLLFYVIKHLVGFRVSREEELRGLDIEEHGMESYPSFQIFTTE